A stretch of Cydia splendana chromosome 7, ilCydSple1.2, whole genome shotgun sequence DNA encodes these proteins:
- the LOC134792476 gene encoding uncharacterized protein LOC134792476 codes for MLIKSFASFVESNELTSSALHDTPVVVDGQNFLYNTYKQSGLTTACGIEGDRYARYLRQYLGMFQKAKVKCYFLFKGGHENMGQRLTYNNDKWPSQPVFMKEIYKEILDEMGFEYVVCEYESKRDVIELAQHLNCPVISRYIEFCFSGLKYIPSTTLKFDTRQNCIDCGYFLLADFLAKHRLTEAKLAIFLALRNERYIPGDIFMDFLTHLRAPLIHYSCNKHLINYLSLYNRETVMKTIFMFISAEAKKIFIEEEAKARQLIGRRESGGFGAACMVEPRAARVARADQRWFAKGVASGYIHINYINLYRSQVYYGASPIPGFDNPILLSLNIIYYAYDLLTDFKNEGFTLIYETNVSDEDKKTMEIARTHNISRPAYDAEVCVFENGWDSVRALGLLEHFARSTLQLESLRRLEVPPVPVRLVLLALAYYSRHRPSAPTALPAAVLLTYVMLDLIDDKTNNNNLAKPFDHKLFISTVDSFDATPAECRVAAAVMKEYYLKVPDRDFALLDQELLHALAEFKSCLLQLSALNTLCGAELPPPMFSRTFNGTLVYNLLYAATHAPNQQLFLDKLLSPAPTVYAFFKGLLEIYNNVL; via the coding sequence atgttaataaaatcaTTTGCCTCGTTTGTAGAATCAAATGAGTTGACGTCTTCCGCGCTGCATGATACTCCCGTCGTGGTAGATGGCCAAAATTTCCTTTACAACACCTACAAGCAGTCAGGCTTGACTACTGCTTGCGGGATCGAAGGCGACCGCTACGCACGCTACCTCAGACAATACCTCGGCATGTTCCAGAAGGCTAAAGTTAAATGCTATTTCTTGTTTAAAGGAGGCCATGAAAACATGGGACAGAGATTGACATATAACAATGATAAATGGCCCTCTCAACCCGTATTCATGAAGGaaatttataaagaaatattagaCGAAATGGGCTTCGAATATGTTGTCTGCGAGTATGAAAGCAAAAGGGACGTAATCGAACTGGCTCAACATTTGAACTGTCCGGTAATAAGTCGCTATATTGAATTCTGCTTCTCGGGACTTAAGTATATACCGAGTACAACCCTTAAATTTGATACACGCCAGAACTGCATTGACTGTGGTTATTTCTTACTAGCCGACTTTCTCGCAAAACATCGTTTGACAGAGGCAAAACTGGCAATTTTCTTAGCACTGCGAAATGAACGATATATTCCAGGAGATATTTTCATGGATTTTTTAACACACTTGAGAGCACCTCTCATTCATTACTCTTGCAATAAGCATTTGATAAACTATCTCTCTTTATATAATAGGGAAACAGTTATGAAGACTATTTTCATGTTCATATCTGCTGAAGCCAAGAAGATTTTTATTGAAGAAGAAGCAAAAGCGCGGCAACTCATAGGGCGGCGCGAAAGTGGCGGTTTCGGGGCGGCGTGTATGGTGGAGCCCCGCGCAGCACGAGTTGCGCGCGCTGACCAGCGCTGGTTCGCTAAAGGTGTCGCCTCCGGATACATCCATATTAACTATATAAACCTCTATCGCTCTCAAGTTTACTATGGAGCCAGCCCCATTCCTGGATTTGATAACCCCATACTTTTATCTCTGAATATTATTTACTATGCTTACGACTTGCTGACGGACTTTAAAAACGAAGGGTTTACATTAATTTATGAAACTAATGTGTCAGACGAGGACAAAAAGACAATGGAGATAGCTAGAACACATAACATATCGAGACCAGCTTACGACGCGGAGGTGTGCGTGTTTGAGAACGGGTGGGACTCGGTACGAGCGCTGGGGCTTTTGGAGCACTTTGCACGCTCGACGCTTCAACTGGAAAGCCTGCGGCGCCTCGAGGTACCGCCAGTGCCGGTGCGGCTGGTGCTGTTAGCACTGGCATACTACTCGCGGCACAGGCCCTCGGCGCCCACCGCGCTGCCCGCCGCCGTGTTACTCACCTACGTCATGCTCGACCTGATTGACGACAAAACAAATAACAACAATCTTGCGAAGCCTTTCGACCACAAGCTGTTTATCTCCACAGTGGACAGCTTTGATGCCACTCCGGCTGAATGCAGGGTTGCAGCTGCTGTAATGAAGGAATATTACCTCAAAGTTCCCGACCGCGACTTCGCACTCCTTGACCAGGAACTACTCCATGCGTTGGCCGAGTTCAAATCGTGTCTGTTGCAGTTGTCTGCGCTGAACACGCTGTGCGGCGCGGAGCTGCCACCGCCGATGTTTTCGCGAACCTTCAACGGCACACTGGTCTATAATCTGCTTTACGCCGCTACTCATGCCCCAAACCAACAACTCTTCCTAGACAAGCTGTTAAGCCCTGCTCCCACGGTCTACGCTTTTTTTAAAGGGCTCTTGGAAATTTATAACAACGTTTTGTAA
- the LOC134792097 gene encoding DNA excision repair protein ERCC-1: MELEDGFDDILAEISEPTAPKQPKLDEPSTSEGASKPASSKTHCVLVNQKQRGNPLLKFVTSVPWEYDDIIPDYEIGKTICVLFLSVRYHNLNPDYINNRLKELGKKYELRVLLVQVDLKDPHAALKNLTRICLLTDMTLMLAWSPEEAAKIIENYKIYENKPPDRIMEKIENDPHQKIINALSSVKPVNKTDAMTLLTTFGTLANIIKATESRLAECPGFGATKAKKLYKALHEPFLKKGSVIANDDEFSGDISIEDIEKIEDEAKVPES, encoded by the exons ATGGAGCTTGAGGATGGCTTTGACGATATCTTGGCAGAAATCAGTGAACCAACGGCTCCTAAGCAACCAAAACTGGATGAGCCAA GTACATCAGAAGGAGCATCAAAACCAGCGTCATCTAAGACTCATTGTGTATTAGTAAATCAAAAGCAG cgtGGCAACCCTCTACTAAAGTTTGTGACCAGTGTCCCATGGGAATATGATGATATAATTCCAGATTATGAGATAGGTAAAACTATTTGTGTGCTATTTCTCTCAGTGAGATACCACAATCTGAACCCGGACTATATAAACAATAGACTAAAGGAATTAGGAAAAAAATATGAACTGAGAGTTCTTTTAGTTCAG GTTGACCTTAAAGATCCTCATGCTGCTTTAAAAAATCTAACAAGGATATGCCTCCTGACTGATATGACTCTCATGCTGGCATGGAGCCCCGAGGAAGCCGCTAAAATCATTGAGAACTACAAAATATATGAGAACAAACCACCTGATCGGATCATGGAGAAGATTGAGAATGATCCACATCAGAAG ATCATTAATGCATTGTCTTCAGTAAAACCAGTCAACAAAACAGATGCCATGACATTACTAACAACATTTGGGACCCTAGCAAACATAATCAAAGCAACTGAGAGTAGGCTGGCAGAATGCCCTGGATTCGGAGCCACTAAAGCTAAAAAACTATACAAAGCATTGCATGAGCCTTTCTTGAAAAAGGGCAGTGTTATTgccaatgatgatgaatttTCGGGAGACATAAGTATTGAAGATATTGAAAAAATTGAAGATGAAGCTAAGGTTCCTGAAAGTTGA